In one Candidatus Rickettsiella isopodorum genomic region, the following are encoded:
- a CDS encoding DUF378 domain-containing protein: protein MFKSPSVLDWIALVILFIGGLNWGLVGLFHFDLITGIFGDYSPIARIIYIIVGLSAIYVLVRAISCCKNHVSVP from the coding sequence ATGTTCAAAAGTCCGAGCGTTTTAGACTGGATTGCACTAGTTATCTTATTTATCGGTGGTTTGAACTGGGGTTTAGTCGGTTTATTTCACTTTGATTTAATTACCGGCATCTTTGGAGATTACAGTCCGATAGCGAGAATTATTTATATTATCGTTGGTTTAAGTGCTATTTATGTACTTGTCCGTGCGATTAGTTGTTGTAAAAACCATGTTTCAGTACCTTAA
- a CDS encoding universal stress protein gives MAIYENILVAIDLHPTCDEIILKRAHALVKGGNSRLSVIHAVEHINAYGVAQAYPAVIDLEGEMLAEAQKQLAEVSKKFDIPAKQQFVEVGSPKVVILDKMKQLKADLIIIGSHGRHGIGVLFGSTASAVIHHLSCDALVVKIPELKA, from the coding sequence ATGGCCATTTATGAAAATATCTTAGTAGCGATAGATTTACATCCAACCTGTGATGAAATCATATTAAAGCGCGCTCATGCTTTAGTTAAAGGAGGGAATAGCCGCTTGTCCGTAATCCATGCGGTGGAACATATCAATGCCTACGGTGTGGCACAAGCTTATCCTGCCGTCATCGATTTAGAAGGCGAAATGCTCGCTGAAGCGCAAAAACAATTGGCTGAAGTGTCGAAAAAATTTGATATTCCCGCTAAACAGCAATTTGTCGAAGTCGGATCGCCTAAGGTGGTGATACTGGATAAAATGAAGCAGTTAAAAGCAGATTTAATTATCATTGGTAGTCATGGTCGACATGGTATTGGTGTATTGTTTGGTTCTACCGCCAGCGCGGTCATCCATCACTTATCTTGTGATGCGTTAGTGGTGAAAATACCTGAGCTAAAAGCTTGA
- a CDS encoding integration host factor subunit alpha, with amino-acid sequence MSQVLTKADLIYSLRQQDPSLSRPLATKLADAFFEEIILALERGESVKISGLGSFRRRRKKERPGRNPKTGATTLVTSRNVVLFQASQKLKSQLKTQKS; translated from the coding sequence GTGAGTCAAGTTTTAACCAAAGCGGATTTGATCTACAGCTTGAGACAACAAGATCCAAGTCTTAGCCGGCCTTTAGCCACAAAACTAGCGGATGCTTTTTTTGAAGAGATTATATTAGCTTTAGAAAGAGGAGAGTCAGTAAAAATTTCCGGTTTAGGGAGTTTTCGACGCCGTAGAAAAAAGGAACGGCCAGGGCGAAATCCAAAAACCGGCGCTACTACCTTGGTGACTTCGCGGAATGTAGTGTTGTTTCAAGCAAGTCAGAAATTAAAATCACAATTAAAGACTCAAAAAAGTTAA
- the pheT gene encoding phenylalanine--tRNA ligase subunit beta produces the protein MKLSEQWLRTWVNSKLSVEQLAEQLTLAGLEVAAVHPVAGSFNRVVVGEVLSAAPHPDASRLQVCDVNIGADQSLQIVCGAKNCRAGLKVAVAQVGAQLPKNLLIKEAKIRGVVSQGMLCSSSELGLSEVPLDTGILELPNDAPLGKDIHDYLQLNDHCVDIHLTPNRGDCLSIKGLARDVATITQQPMTSFPIVKQPAVIKDKIKLNVLAAEACPHYVGRIIRNIDTQAKTPLWMQERLRRSGVRSIHPVVDVTNYVMLELGQPLHAFDLKQLKDEVCVRYAKSQERIHLLDGKQVVLDETTLVIADNNQVQAIAGVMGAAHSAVTSQTQALFLESAYFSPACIAGRARHYGLNTDSAYRFERGVDPAMTVSALERATQLLTEIVSGQAGPITQVQSAAKPITTIKFHPAHIKKFLGFSLSEEKIRAIFSNLGIDVKRIDAHVWQTTPPTWRFDLSLEVDLIEEIARIHGYQHIPITMPNNPVKFLPQPETQLSLTRVHDLLIDRGYREAINYSFTEPKRQQALIPQRESLRLLNPISSELSVMRTSLWPGLLNALRYNQQRQQLSGRLFETGLCFHHQKGKLEQQEYLAAVASGQSLPEQWGVANTPLDYFTIKSDLEALISLTTKTDIQFMPGTHPALHPGLSCNLQISDKIIGYMGALHPKLITELDLIGPVFCFELETSAISERPLPHFKTYSKFPMVRRDISFWVDKKYPAQTILQAVNHKGGELLYRSFLFDVYFNEQEPQKHSLALALCWQHPTRTLVDVEVDSLMETIIGELKQNFSIQLRE, from the coding sequence ATGAAATTGAGTGAACAATGGTTACGTACTTGGGTTAATTCTAAGTTAAGTGTTGAACAATTGGCCGAACAGCTGACCTTAGCCGGTTTAGAAGTGGCTGCAGTGCATCCGGTTGCCGGATCGTTTAATCGAGTCGTCGTAGGCGAAGTGTTAAGCGCGGCGCCTCATCCGGATGCTTCGCGTTTACAGGTCTGTGATGTGAATATCGGTGCTGATCAATCTCTGCAGATAGTTTGTGGTGCCAAAAATTGTAGAGCGGGTTTAAAAGTTGCTGTCGCACAAGTGGGTGCGCAATTACCAAAGAATCTGTTGATTAAAGAAGCAAAAATACGCGGCGTCGTTTCACAGGGCATGCTATGTTCCAGTAGTGAACTGGGGCTTTCTGAGGTACCGCTAGATACCGGGATCTTGGAATTACCTAACGATGCACCGTTGGGTAAAGATATTCATGACTATTTGCAATTAAATGATCATTGCGTGGATATCCATTTGACACCCAATCGTGGTGATTGTTTAAGTATCAAAGGTTTAGCACGCGACGTAGCCACCATAACGCAGCAGCCTATGACTTCTTTTCCTATCGTTAAACAACCTGCTGTTATAAAGGATAAAATTAAACTTAATGTCCTAGCTGCTGAAGCTTGTCCGCATTATGTTGGACGGATAATCCGTAACATCGACACTCAGGCTAAAACACCTTTATGGATGCAAGAACGTTTGCGTCGCAGTGGTGTGCGGAGTATTCATCCTGTGGTGGATGTGACCAATTATGTGATGTTAGAACTGGGTCAACCACTGCATGCTTTTGACCTGAAGCAATTAAAAGATGAAGTCTGTGTACGTTACGCCAAGTCACAAGAGCGCATCCATTTATTAGATGGTAAACAGGTTGTTTTAGATGAAACCACCTTAGTGATTGCAGATAATAACCAAGTACAAGCGATTGCCGGTGTTATGGGAGCAGCCCATTCAGCCGTGACTTCGCAAACTCAAGCGCTATTTTTGGAAAGTGCTTATTTTAGCCCTGCCTGTATAGCCGGACGTGCTCGACACTATGGTTTGAATACCGATTCTGCGTATCGTTTTGAACGAGGCGTTGATCCTGCTATGACTGTGTCGGCTTTAGAACGTGCTACACAATTACTCACGGAAATAGTCAGTGGTCAAGCAGGGCCGATAACACAGGTGCAATCAGCGGCCAAGCCGATCACCACGATAAAATTTCATCCGGCGCATATAAAAAAATTTTTAGGGTTTTCCTTAAGCGAAGAAAAAATAAGGGCTATTTTTTCCAATTTAGGGATCGATGTGAAGCGTATTGACGCACACGTATGGCAGACGACACCGCCGACTTGGCGTTTTGATCTCTCATTAGAAGTGGATTTGATTGAAGAGATCGCGCGGATTCATGGATATCAACATATTCCGATCACTATGCCGAATAATCCAGTAAAGTTTCTTCCACAACCGGAAACGCAACTTTCGTTAACACGCGTACACGATTTACTGATCGACCGGGGCTACCGTGAAGCCATCAATTATAGTTTTACTGAGCCTAAACGACAGCAAGCACTCATCCCGCAACGAGAATCTTTACGTTTGTTGAATCCGATATCCAGTGAGCTTTCTGTGATGCGCACCAGTTTGTGGCCGGGTTTATTGAATGCTTTGCGCTATAATCAACAACGACAGCAGTTGAGCGGCCGTTTATTTGAAACGGGCCTTTGTTTTCATCATCAGAAAGGGAAATTGGAACAGCAAGAGTATTTAGCGGCGGTTGCTAGCGGTCAAAGCTTACCGGAACAATGGGGTGTTGCGAATACCCCCTTAGATTATTTTACGATTAAATCTGATCTGGAAGCATTGATTAGTCTAACCACTAAAACGGATATTCAATTTATGCCAGGAACCCATCCGGCTTTACATCCTGGATTATCCTGTAATTTGCAAATTTCTGATAAGATTATTGGTTATATGGGTGCATTACACCCTAAACTAATCACAGAATTAGATTTAATCGGTCCTGTTTTTTGTTTTGAACTTGAAACTTCTGCGATTAGTGAGAGACCGTTACCTCATTTTAAAACTTATTCTAAATTTCCTATGGTGCGACGGGATATTTCGTTTTGGGTCGATAAAAAATATCCTGCCCAAACTATTTTACAGGCAGTGAATCATAAAGGGGGTGAGTTGCTGTATCGATCCTTTTTGTTTGATGTATATTTTAACGAGCAAGAACCACAAAAGCATAGTTTAGCTTTAGCGTTATGTTGGCAGCATCCCACACGTACTTTGGTAGATGTCGAAGTAGATAGCTTAATGGAAACTATCATAGGCGAACTAAAACAGAATTTTTCTATTCAATTACGGGAATAG
- the pheS gene encoding phenylalanine--tRNA ligase subunit alpha codes for MTDDLQQIIDQAAQSIAQAKRSFDLEQLRSTLLGKKSALNDYLKKLAQLPAAEKPKVGQAVNQAKQQIEALLKAQNELLVNQEINAQLAREKVDITLAGRGQSIGSVHPVTRTRERIERFFTSVGFTVEQGPEIEDDYYNFEALNIPSNHPARALHDTFYFPNGLLLRTHTSPVQIRAMQNAKPPIKMIAPGRVYRCDSDVTHTPMFHQVEGLLIDESANFSELKGLLTQFLQQFFEKNDLEIRFRAAYFPFTEPSAEVDIQCVMCAGSGCRVCSQTGWLEILGCGMVHPNVLEKVGLASDRYQGYAFGMGIDRLALLRYRIPDLRLMFENDSRFLEQF; via the coding sequence ATGACAGATGATTTACAACAAATTATTGATCAAGCGGCTCAGTCGATTGCTCAAGCAAAGCGTTCTTTTGATTTAGAACAATTGCGTAGTACGCTTTTAGGTAAAAAAAGTGCTTTAAATGATTACCTTAAAAAACTAGCTCAGTTGCCGGCCGCAGAGAAACCTAAAGTAGGGCAAGCCGTTAACCAAGCGAAGCAACAGATAGAAGCCTTATTGAAAGCGCAGAATGAATTATTAGTCAATCAAGAAATCAATGCACAATTAGCACGCGAAAAAGTGGATATCACCTTAGCGGGTCGCGGTCAATCTATTGGCAGTGTACACCCGGTGACACGAACGCGCGAACGCATTGAGCGTTTTTTTACGAGTGTAGGTTTTACTGTGGAGCAAGGTCCTGAAATTGAGGATGATTATTATAATTTTGAGGCACTCAATATCCCGAGCAATCACCCGGCGCGCGCTTTACATGATACGTTTTATTTTCCTAATGGTTTACTGCTGCGTACGCATACTTCGCCGGTGCAAATACGTGCGATGCAAAACGCTAAACCACCCATAAAAATGATAGCACCTGGTCGTGTCTATCGTTGTGATTCCGATGTCACGCATACACCGATGTTTCATCAAGTCGAAGGATTGTTAATCGATGAATCCGCGAATTTTTCTGAGCTCAAAGGTTTATTAACTCAATTTTTACAACAGTTTTTTGAAAAAAACGATCTAGAAATTCGTTTTCGTGCCGCTTATTTTCCCTTTACTGAACCTTCGGCTGAAGTGGATATACAATGTGTGATGTGTGCCGGATCGGGTTGTCGCGTATGCAGTCAAACCGGATGGTTAGAAATTTTAGGTTGCGGTATGGTGCACCCTAACGTACTAGAAAAAGTCGGTTTAGCTTCCGATAGATATCAAGGCTATGCGTTTGGTATGGGCATCGATCGCTTAGCTTTATTACGTTATCGAATTCCCGATTTACGTTTGATGTTTGAAAATGATAGTCGTTTTTTAGAGCAATTTTAA
- a CDS encoding Trm112 family protein, which yields MDKYLLSILVCPLCKASLVYEKSAQELICRFDRLAYPIRDEIPIMLESEARRISLEEYDRLS from the coding sequence ATGGATAAATATTTGCTCAGCATTTTAGTTTGCCCATTATGCAAAGCGAGTCTAGTGTATGAAAAATCAGCTCAAGAACTTATTTGTCGTTTTGATCGTTTGGCTTACCCCATTAGAGATGAAATTCCTATTATGTTAGAGTCGGAAGCGAGAAGGATATCTTTAGAAGAATATGATCGATTAAGTTAA
- the tsaB gene encoding tRNA (adenosine(37)-N6)-threonylcarbamoyltransferase complex dimerization subunit type 1 TsaB, with product MKPITLLAIDTCTEACSAALMHQGQVQERYQCAPRAHTQLILPMMQSLLDEAGLKLKDLDALAFTRGPGSFTGIRIAASIVQASAFVADLPVVLVSSLHCLAQGVYRELQAKQVFVAIDARLQEVFSATYRLQAETTIMQASSPEQLSLPQQIEADLTNFVGVGSGWDRYHALFEERFKNQLQQWLPQRYPRAYDTAVIAADAYQRGEIVTAVEALPTYLRETVALRRGSDG from the coding sequence ATGAAACCCATCACACTGTTAGCAATTGATACCTGTACTGAAGCCTGTTCGGCAGCCTTGATGCACCAAGGACAGGTTCAGGAACGTTATCAATGTGCACCGCGCGCGCATACACAATTGATTTTACCGATGATGCAGTCCTTGTTGGATGAAGCAGGTCTCAAACTAAAGGATCTCGATGCATTAGCTTTTACTCGCGGGCCGGGGAGTTTTACAGGAATACGCATAGCGGCCAGTATTGTTCAAGCCAGTGCTTTTGTCGCCGATTTGCCAGTTGTGTTAGTTTCTAGTTTACACTGTTTGGCTCAAGGTGTTTATCGAGAGTTGCAAGCGAAACAAGTGTTTGTAGCGATCGATGCGCGCTTGCAGGAGGTTTTTTCAGCCACTTATCGTCTACAGGCAGAAACCACTATCATGCAAGCTAGCAGTCCTGAGCAATTAAGCTTACCCCAACAAATCGAAGCAGATTTAACAAATTTTGTCGGTGTTGGCAGTGGTTGGGATCGATATCATGCGTTATTTGAAGAACGATTCAAGAATCAGTTGCAGCAATGGCTGCCACAACGCTATCCTAGGGCTTATGACACCGCTGTGATTGCTGCCGATGCTTATCAGCGTGGCGAAATAGTGACAGCGGTCGAAGCTTTACCTACTTATTTAAGAGAAACAGTCGCTTTACGACGAGGTTCCGATGGATAA
- the fdxA gene encoding ferredoxin FdxA translates to MTFLVTEKCIRCKYTDCVEVCPVDCFYEGPNMLVIHPDECIDCGLCEPECPVNAIYVEDDLPEKYKEFLSLNKEFAQKWPNITHRKDPPPDADEWKDKEDKLQYLEK, encoded by the coding sequence ATGACATTTTTAGTCACTGAAAAATGTATCCGTTGTAAATATACCGATTGTGTTGAGGTGTGTCCGGTCGATTGTTTTTACGAAGGACCGAATATGCTGGTGATACATCCTGATGAATGCATTGATTGTGGTTTGTGCGAACCAGAATGTCCGGTCAACGCTATTTATGTCGAAGATGATCTACCTGAAAAATATAAAGAATTTTTAAGCTTAAATAAAGAATTCGCACAAAAATGGCCAAATATTACCCACCGTAAAGATCCACCGCCCGATGCGGATGAATGGAAAGATAAAGAAGATAAATTACAATACCTCGAAAAGTAA
- the pgsA gene encoding CDP-diacylglycerol--glycerol-3-phosphate 3-phosphatidyltransferase — protein MGIPNILTLLRIILIPVFILLFYLPFRGSHILAAIIFIFAAMTDWLDGYLARSWDQVSKLGTFLDPVADKLIVVTALILLVGDRALPYLAVPAIVIICREIMVSALREWMAEIGQRKRMAVTMLGKVKTTLQMLAIILLLLYKPGAWIGFAFSGYVLLYLAVFLTLWSMCLYLKAAWHDLSS, from the coding sequence ATGGGTATCCCCAATATATTGACTTTACTGCGCATTATTTTAATTCCAGTTTTTATTTTATTATTTTATTTACCGTTTCGCGGTAGTCATATATTGGCTGCGATCATTTTTATTTTTGCTGCCATGACGGATTGGTTAGATGGATATCTAGCACGGAGTTGGGATCAAGTTTCTAAATTAGGTACTTTTCTCGATCCAGTGGCGGATAAATTAATTGTTGTTACGGCGTTGATATTATTAGTCGGTGATCGAGCCTTACCTTATTTAGCGGTTCCCGCTATCGTTATTATTTGTCGAGAAATTATGGTCTCGGCATTACGTGAATGGATGGCAGAAATTGGTCAACGTAAACGTATGGCAGTGACGATGTTAGGAAAAGTAAAAACAACATTACAAATGTTAGCTATCATTTTGTTACTACTTTACAAACCCGGTGCTTGGATAGGATTTGCTTTCTCAGGTTATGTATTACTTTATCTTGCTGTCTTTTTAACGTTGTGGAGTATGTGTTTATATTTAAAAGCAGCTTGGCATGATTTATCTTCTTGA
- the uvrC gene encoding excinuclease ABC subunit UvrC, which translates to MTVERVHTAKLKQQLAFISQSAGVYLFLNAEQQVLYVGKARHLKKRITSYFRGQQSSRVALLMRQVTTIETTSTETENQALLLESNLIKQLKPRYNILLRDDKSYPYIILSKHQSYPRLAFYRGARAKDYRYFGPFPSILAVRETLNLLQKLFRVRSCKDSFFRNRTRPCLQYQIKRCTGPCVGLITPENYQRDVTNTVLFLQGKNQTVIDDIAEQMELSAQDLDYETAARLRDQIAALREIQQKQVITTGQGNLDIIGLAQQTSHYVLYVMNVRHGRLLGGKAYFPDVPLKQSAAEVLSAFISQFYCQTEVSHTIPEQIILPLKVPEQDWLMATLTERSKHKVKLLNKPSGEKKHWLSLANENARHALVAHLSDKWVFYKQLECLQTTLQLDNLPQRLECFDISHTQGEATVASCVVFDQQGPRKMDYRRFNIEGIIPGDDYAAMRQAMMRRYKYLKNEEENLPDILLIDGGKGQLKQAEQVLEELQISGILIIGVAKGPGRRSGLESLYLSSRSQAITLPADSLALHAILTLRDEAHRFAVTGHRGRRAKKRRTSVLEDIPGIGTKRRRELLRQFGGLQALQNASAADLAKVPGISKRLAEQIYLALKA; encoded by the coding sequence GTGACTGTTGAGCGTGTTCATACGGCAAAATTAAAACAGCAACTTGCTTTTATCAGTCAAAGTGCCGGCGTTTATTTATTTTTAAATGCCGAACAACAAGTGCTGTATGTGGGAAAAGCGCGCCATTTAAAAAAACGTATCACTAGCTATTTTCGTGGTCAGCAAAGTAGTCGCGTTGCGTTGTTGATGAGACAGGTGACGACCATTGAAACGACCAGCACAGAAACTGAAAATCAAGCCTTATTACTAGAAAGTAACCTCATTAAGCAGCTGAAACCGCGTTACAATATTTTATTACGTGATGATAAAAGTTACCCGTATATTATCTTAAGTAAACATCAAAGTTATCCACGCTTAGCTTTTTATCGTGGTGCCCGAGCCAAAGATTATCGCTATTTTGGACCGTTTCCGAGTATCTTAGCTGTCAGAGAAACCTTAAATTTATTACAGAAATTATTTAGAGTTCGTTCGTGTAAAGATAGTTTTTTTCGTAATCGCACCAGGCCATGTTTGCAGTATCAAATTAAACGCTGTACGGGCCCTTGTGTCGGTTTGATTACACCAGAGAATTATCAGCGTGATGTTACAAATACCGTCTTATTTTTACAAGGAAAAAACCAAACCGTTATTGATGATATTGCTGAACAAATGGAATTGTCTGCACAGGACTTAGATTATGAGACGGCTGCTCGTTTGCGGGATCAAATTGCAGCCTTGCGTGAAATTCAACAAAAGCAAGTGATTACTACCGGGCAGGGGAATCTGGATATTATCGGTTTAGCCCAACAAACCTCGCATTATGTGTTGTATGTCATGAATGTACGTCATGGAAGATTACTCGGCGGTAAAGCCTACTTCCCTGATGTTCCTCTTAAACAGTCAGCTGCTGAAGTATTATCTGCGTTTATTAGTCAATTTTATTGTCAAACTGAAGTATCTCATACCATTCCGGAACAAATTATTTTGCCGTTAAAAGTGCCCGAACAAGATTGGTTAATGGCGACCTTAACTGAACGTTCGAAACATAAAGTTAAACTATTGAATAAACCGAGTGGTGAAAAAAAGCATTGGTTAAGCTTAGCCAATGAAAATGCGCGACATGCGTTAGTGGCGCATCTTTCTGATAAATGGGTTTTTTATAAACAACTCGAATGTTTACAAACGACTTTGCAGCTGGATAATTTACCACAACGATTAGAATGTTTTGATATCAGTCATACACAAGGCGAGGCAACGGTGGCATCGTGTGTTGTTTTTGATCAACAAGGTCCACGAAAAATGGATTATCGACGTTTTAATATTGAAGGCATCATACCCGGAGATGATTATGCGGCGATGCGCCAGGCAATGATGCGACGTTATAAGTATTTGAAAAATGAAGAAGAGAATTTACCAGATATTTTGCTGATTGATGGCGGTAAAGGTCAATTAAAACAAGCCGAACAAGTCTTAGAAGAGTTGCAGATTAGTGGCATCCTAATTATTGGTGTGGCGAAAGGGCCGGGGCGACGATCGGGTCTGGAAAGCTTATATCTTTCGTCACGTTCGCAAGCTATCACGTTACCCGCCGATTCATTGGCTTTACATGCTATTTTAACTCTACGTGACGAAGCCCATCGCTTTGCTGTCACCGGGCATCGTGGACGGCGTGCAAAAAAACGCCGTACTTCAGTGTTGGAAGATATTCCAGGTATTGGCACGAAACGGCGGCGAGAATTGTTGCGTCAGTTTGGTGGATTACAAGCCTTACAAAATGCCAGTGCCGCGGATCTCGCTAAGGTACCAGGGATTAGTAAGCGTTTAGCCGAGCAGATTTATTTAGCTTTAAAAGCTTAA
- the uvrY gene encoding UvrY/SirA/GacA family response regulator transcription factor codes for MINVVIVDDHALVRLGMKRLLEDVRDINVIGEAESGEAAINLVKETKPDVVLMDLKMPGIGGLDATRRLIRVNPKLKIIVVTVFSEGPFPDRLVRAGAAGYITKNTNAEELITAIRKVVAGQIYITLEIAQKMALRQVSDASKSPFAQLSERELQVMYMVTHGTKVNGIAKKLCLSPKTVNTYRYRLYEKLGVHNDVELTHLALRYGLLEEEESYTDKSPENSEE; via the coding sequence ATGATTAACGTCGTTATCGTTGACGATCATGCCTTAGTGCGTTTAGGTATGAAGCGCTTGTTAGAGGATGTTCGTGATATTAATGTTATCGGTGAAGCTGAAAGTGGCGAAGCGGCTATTAATTTAGTGAAGGAAACTAAACCAGATGTGGTGTTAATGGATCTAAAAATGCCTGGAATAGGTGGATTAGATGCAACGCGCCGTTTGATACGTGTTAATCCTAAACTTAAAATTATTGTTGTCACGGTGTTTAGTGAAGGTCCTTTTCCGGATCGTCTCGTGCGTGCTGGTGCGGCGGGATATATTACCAAAAATACCAACGCTGAAGAATTGATTACAGCTATTCGAAAAGTTGTTGCGGGTCAAATTTATATTACTTTAGAAATTGCGCAAAAAATGGCCTTGCGTCAGGTTTCTGATGCGTCCAAATCACCTTTTGCACAACTTTCCGAACGCGAATTACAAGTTATGTATATGGTTACGCATGGAACTAAAGTGAACGGTATAGCAAAAAAACTTTGTTTAAGCCCTAAAACAGTAAACACTTATCGCTATCGGCTCTATGAAAAATTGGGTGTGCATAACGATGTCGAGTTAACCCATCTTGCTTTGCGTTATGGGTTATTGGAAGAAGAAGAGAGTTATACCGATAAATCTCCAGAAAATTCAGAGGAATAA
- the tadA gene encoding tRNA adenosine(34) deaminase TadA: protein MNFLQNDKIYMQQALKAAELAEMSGEVPVGAVLVLNNQIICTAYNQTLTHCDPTAHAEVLLLQQAAKQLKNHRLLETTLYVTLEPCLMCVGAMIQARIKRLVFGAYDTRFGVLTNQWHLFKALNHTFTVTDGVLTEVCAEKLQQFFKHKRQFA from the coding sequence ATGAATTTTTTGCAAAATGATAAAATTTACATGCAACAGGCCTTAAAGGCGGCGGAGCTTGCAGAAATGTCTGGCGAAGTGCCAGTTGGGGCAGTATTGGTGTTAAATAACCAGATTATCTGTACAGCTTATAATCAAACGCTTACTCATTGCGATCCTACCGCACATGCTGAAGTTCTATTGCTGCAACAAGCGGCTAAACAACTAAAAAATCATCGTTTATTAGAGACGACATTGTATGTTACGTTAGAACCTTGTTTAATGTGCGTAGGTGCTATGATTCAAGCTAGAATTAAGCGACTGGTGTTTGGTGCGTACGATACGCGTTTTGGTGTGCTAACGAACCAATGGCATCTTTTTAAAGCTCTAAATCATACATTTACAGTGACGGATGGGGTATTAACCGAAGTCTGCGCAGAGAAATTACAGCAATTTTTTAAACACAAACGTCAATTCGCTTAA
- the rlmB gene encoding 23S rRNA (guanosine(2251)-2'-O)-methyltransferase RlmB, with protein MSHSVKKEFIFGFHAITALLNTQPQIIYQLYRQEGRLDKRIQEILELAAYHHIPIQTLPKIKCDRWANGAAHQGVLAEIKISTQLNERDLLTLLEPRIQNETRPLFILVLDEVQDPHNLGACLRSANAAGVDAVVIPQDRSVSMTPIVRKIAAGAAEITPLFTVTNLASTLEKLKRLGVWCYGLDQSATQLIYDKELTGALALVLGAEGKGLRRLTKERCDGLMAIPMAGSVSSLNVSVAAGICLFEAVRQRQ; from the coding sequence ATGAGTCATAGTGTTAAAAAAGAATTTATTTTTGGTTTTCACGCTATTACGGCGTTGTTAAACACACAACCACAAATAATCTATCAACTCTACCGACAAGAAGGTCGACTAGATAAACGCATCCAAGAGATTTTGGAGTTGGCTGCCTATCATCATATTCCCATTCAAACTTTGCCGAAAATTAAATGTGATCGGTGGGCGAATGGTGCGGCGCATCAAGGTGTCTTAGCGGAGATAAAAATTTCTACGCAATTAAACGAACGTGACCTACTGACTTTGTTGGAGCCACGAATACAAAACGAAACTAGGCCACTGTTTATATTAGTGTTGGATGAAGTTCAGGATCCACATAATTTAGGGGCGTGTTTACGTTCTGCTAATGCAGCCGGTGTGGATGCCGTCGTTATCCCACAGGATCGTTCAGTAAGTATGACGCCGATCGTGCGAAAAATTGCTGCGGGTGCGGCTGAAATAACACCGCTCTTTACTGTCACTAATTTGGCCAGTACGCTAGAGAAATTAAAAAGGCTAGGAGTGTGGTGTTATGGTTTAGATCAATCCGCTACACAGCTTATTTACGATAAGGAACTGACGGGAGCATTGGCGTTGGTATTAGGTGCTGAAGGTAAAGGTTTGCGTCGTTTAACCAAAGAGCGCTGCGATGGTTTGATGGCTATTCCAATGGCTGGCAGTGTTAGTAGCTTAAATGTTTCGGTCGCTGCCGGGATATGTTTATTCGAGGCGGTTAGGCAAAGACAATAA